A single window of Leclercia adecarboxylata DNA harbors:
- the rutR gene encoding HTH-type transcriptional regulator RutR, with product MAQGAVKTGGKRSQAVSAKKQAIFSAALETFSQFGIHGTRLEQVAELAGVSKTNLLYYFPSKEALYVAVLQQILDIWLAPLKAFREELTPLVAIQQYIRLKLEVSRDYPQASRLFCLEMLQGAPLLKTVLSGDMKSLVDEKSAIIAGWVATGKLAPVDPHHLIFMIWAATQHYADFSAQVEAVTGKSLKDDDFFHSTVDNVQRMIIEGIRVR from the coding sequence ATGGCACAAGGCGCAGTGAAAACAGGCGGTAAACGTTCGCAGGCGGTGAGCGCGAAAAAACAGGCGATCTTCTCGGCGGCGCTGGAGACCTTTTCGCAGTTTGGCATTCACGGCACGCGGCTGGAACAGGTGGCCGAGCTGGCGGGGGTATCGAAAACCAATCTGCTCTACTACTTCCCCTCAAAAGAGGCGCTGTACGTTGCCGTCCTGCAACAGATCCTGGATATCTGGCTGGCGCCGCTGAAGGCGTTTCGCGAGGAGCTCACCCCGCTGGTGGCGATCCAGCAGTATATCCGCCTCAAGCTGGAGGTCTCCCGGGACTATCCCCAGGCCTCGCGGCTGTTCTGTCTGGAGATGCTGCAGGGGGCACCGCTGCTGAAAACGGTGCTGAGCGGCGATATGAAATCGCTGGTGGATGAGAAGTCGGCGATCATTGCCGGGTGGGTTGCCACCGGCAAACTGGCGCCGGTAGATCCGCATCATCTGATCTTTATGATTTGGGCCGCCACCCAGCACTACGCCGACTTTTCTGCCCAGGTGGAGGCGGTGACCGGCAAGTCGCTTAAGGATGACGACTTCTTCCACAGCACCGTGGATAACGTGCAGCGGATGATTATCGAAGGGATCCGGGTGCGTTAA
- a CDS encoding general stress protein: protein MANHRGGSGNFAEDRERASEAGRKGGQQSGGNFKNDPQRASEAGKKGGKNSHGGNKSS, encoded by the coding sequence ATGGCAAACCATCGTGGTGGGTCTGGTAATTTTGCAGAAGACCGTGAAAGAGCATCAGAAGCAGGACGTAAAGGTGGCCAGCAAAGCGGGGGGAACTTTAAAAACGACCCTCAACGCGCATCCGAAGCTGGCAAAAAAGGGGGCAAAAATAGCCATGGCGGCAACAAGAGCAGTTAA
- the rutD gene encoding pyrimidine utilization protein D yields MKLSISPPPFDGAPVVVLIAGLGGSGSYWLPQLADLEQEYQVVCYDQRGTGNNPGELPEAYSLAQMADELWQALSEAGITRFCVVGHALGALIGLQLALDRPGALSALVCVNGWLALHPHTKRCFQVRERLLHAGGAQAWVEAQPLFLYPADWMAARQPRMEAEEALALAHFQGKNTLLRRLNALKRADFSCQALRIRCPVQIICSADDLLVPAVCSSQLHAALPGSVITVMPRGGHACNVTEPEIFNALLQNGLASLLHRHERLSKELP; encoded by the coding sequence ATGAAACTGTCTATTTCACCCCCGCCCTTTGACGGCGCACCGGTGGTGGTGCTGATTGCCGGGCTGGGGGGCAGCGGCAGCTACTGGCTGCCCCAGCTGGCCGACCTGGAGCAGGAGTATCAGGTGGTTTGCTACGACCAGCGCGGCACCGGCAACAACCCCGGCGAGCTGCCGGAGGCGTACAGCCTGGCGCAGATGGCCGATGAGCTGTGGCAGGCGCTGAGCGAGGCCGGGATAACACGCTTTTGCGTGGTGGGCCATGCGCTGGGGGCGCTGATTGGCCTCCAGCTGGCACTGGATCGGCCCGGAGCGCTCAGCGCGCTGGTGTGCGTCAACGGCTGGCTGGCGCTGCATCCCCATACCAAACGCTGCTTCCAGGTGCGCGAGCGGCTGCTGCATGCCGGTGGCGCCCAGGCCTGGGTGGAGGCCCAGCCGCTGTTTCTCTATCCCGCCGACTGGATGGCCGCCCGCCAGCCGCGCATGGAGGCCGAAGAGGCGCTGGCGCTGGCCCATTTCCAGGGCAAAAACACGCTCCTGCGCAGGCTCAATGCCCTGAAGCGGGCCGATTTCAGCTGCCAGGCGCTGCGGATCCGCTGCCCGGTGCAGATTATCTGTTCCGCCGACGATCTGCTGGTGCCCGCCGTCTGTTCATCACAGCTGCACGCCGCCCTGCCCGGGAGCGTCATCACGGTGATGCCCCGGGGCGGCCACGCCTGCAACGTCACCGAGCCGGAGATCTTCAACGCCCTGCTGCAAAACGGGCTCGCCAGCCTGCTGCACCGCCACGAACGCTTATCGAAGGAGTTGCCATGA
- the rutB gene encoding pyrimidine utilization protein B — MTTLPARPEAITFDPQQSALIVVDMQNAYASPGGYLDLAGFDVSATRPVIDNIRTAVAAARAAGIQIIWFQNGWDEQYVEAGGPGSPNFHKSNALKTMRQRPELQGKLLAKGGWDYQLVNELVPEPGDIVLPKPRYSGFFNTPLDSLLRSRGIRHLIFTGIATNVCVESTLRDGFFLEYFGVVLEDATHQAGPAFAQQAALFNIETFFGWVSDVATFCDALSPATYARIA; from the coding sequence ATGACCACCCTGCCCGCACGTCCGGAAGCCATCACCTTTGATCCGCAGCAAAGCGCGCTCATCGTGGTGGATATGCAGAACGCCTACGCCAGCCCCGGGGGCTATCTCGACCTCGCCGGGTTTGACGTCTCCGCCACCCGGCCGGTGATCGACAATATCCGCACCGCGGTGGCCGCCGCGCGCGCCGCCGGGATCCAGATAATCTGGTTCCAGAACGGCTGGGATGAACAGTACGTGGAGGCGGGCGGCCCCGGCTCGCCCAACTTCCACAAATCCAACGCCCTGAAAACCATGCGCCAGCGCCCGGAATTGCAGGGCAAGCTGCTGGCGAAAGGCGGCTGGGATTACCAGCTGGTGAACGAGCTGGTGCCTGAGCCGGGCGACATCGTGCTGCCGAAACCGCGCTACAGCGGCTTCTTTAATACCCCGCTGGATAGCCTGCTGCGCAGCCGCGGGATCCGTCATCTGATCTTTACCGGCATCGCCACTAACGTCTGCGTGGAGTCCACCCTGCGCGACGGCTTCTTCCTCGAATATTTCGGCGTGGTGCTGGAAGACGCCACCCACCAGGCGGGCCCGGCGTTTGCCCAGCAGGCCGCGCTGTTCAACATCGAAACCTTTTTTGGCTGGGTCAGCGACGTCGCCACCTTCTGCGACGCCCTTTCCCCTGCCACCTATGCCCGTATCGCCTGA
- the rutF gene encoding NADH-dependent FMN reductase RutF gives MNIDKQAFRDAMACLGAAVNIITTDGPAGQAGFTASAVCSVTDSPPTLLVCLNRGASVWPVFHDNRTLCVNTLSAGQESLSNLFGGKTPMAERFAAARWQIGETGCPRLADALASFDCRISQVVSVGTHDILFCEILAITRHPEPQGLVWFDRGYHALMRPAC, from the coding sequence ATGAACATTGATAAACAAGCCTTTCGCGATGCCATGGCCTGCCTGGGGGCGGCGGTGAATATCATCACCACCGACGGCCCGGCCGGACAGGCGGGTTTTACCGCCAGCGCGGTGTGCAGCGTCACCGATTCGCCGCCAACCCTGCTGGTGTGCCTCAATCGCGGTGCCTCGGTGTGGCCGGTGTTTCACGACAACCGCACCCTGTGCGTCAACACCCTCAGCGCCGGGCAGGAGTCGCTGTCGAATCTGTTCGGCGGCAAAACCCCGATGGCGGAGCGCTTCGCCGCCGCCCGCTGGCAGATCGGGGAGACCGGCTGTCCGCGCCTGGCAGACGCGCTGGCCTCGTTCGACTGCCGGATTAGCCAGGTGGTCAGCGTGGGCACCCACGACATTCTGTTTTGCGAGATCCTTGCAATCACCCGCCACCCGGAGCCGCAGGGCCTGGTGTGGTTTGACCGCGGCTACCACGCCCTGATGCGACCCGCCTGTTAA
- a CDS encoding malonic semialdehyde reductase, with amino-acid sequence MSEAITPTAQHALFTEARTHNGWLDRPVSDETLRDIYDLMKWGPTSANCSPARMVFIRTPEGKEKLRPALSSGNLQKTLTAPVTAIVAWDSQFYDRLPELFPHGDARSWFTASPQLAEETAFRNSTLQAAYLIVACRALGLDTGPLSGFDREKVDAAFFTGSNLRSNLLINIGYGDTSKLYGRLPRLSFDDACGLV; translated from the coding sequence ATGAGTGAAGCCATCACCCCAACCGCGCAGCATGCGCTGTTTACCGAAGCACGCACCCACAACGGCTGGCTGGATCGCCCGGTCAGCGACGAGACGCTGCGCGACATCTACGACCTGATGAAGTGGGGCCCCACCTCCGCCAACTGCTCCCCGGCGCGGATGGTATTTATCCGCACCCCGGAAGGTAAAGAGAAGCTGCGCCCGGCGCTTTCCAGCGGCAACCTGCAAAAGACCCTCACCGCCCCGGTGACGGCCATCGTGGCCTGGGACAGCCAGTTTTATGACCGTCTGCCGGAGTTGTTCCCCCACGGTGATGCCCGGAGCTGGTTCACCGCCAGCCCGCAGCTCGCCGAGGAGACCGCCTTTCGCAACAGCACCCTGCAGGCGGCCTATCTGATTGTCGCCTGTCGGGCGCTGGGGCTCGATACCGGGCCGCTCTCCGGCTTCGACCGGGAGAAGGTGGATGCGGCCTTCTTCACCGGCAGTAACCTGAGAAGCAATCTGCTGATCAACATCGGCTATGGCGACACCAGCAAACTCTACGGGCGCCTGCCCCGCCTGAGCTTTGACGACGCCTGCGGGCTGGTATAA
- the rutG gene encoding pyrimidine utilization transport protein G, translating into MALFGFPHWQLKSTSDERGVVAPDERLPLAQTAVMGVQHAVAMFGATVLMPILMGLDPNLSILMSGIGTLLFFFITGGRVPSYLGSSAAFVGVVIAATGFNGQGINPQLSVALGGIIACGAIYTAIGLVVMKLGTRWIERLMPPVVTGAVVMAIGLNLAPIAVKGVSGSAFDSWMAVVTVLCIGLVAVFTRGMIQRLLILVGLIFACVIYALLTSLFGLGKPVDFALVQQAAWFGLPQLTSPTFNGQAMMLIAPVAVILVAENLGHLKAVAGMTGRNMDPYMGRAFVGDGLATMLSGSVGGSGVTTYAENIGVMAVTKVYSTLVFVAAAAIAMLLGFSPKFGALIHTIPAAVIGGASIVVFGLIAVAGARIWVQNRVDLSQNGNLIMVAVTLVLGAGDFALSLGGFTLGGIGTATFGAIALNALLSRRMAGVTQGEVAVQDP; encoded by the coding sequence ATGGCACTATTCGGTTTTCCTCACTGGCAGTTGAAATCGACCTCTGATGAACGCGGCGTGGTCGCGCCGGATGAACGTCTCCCGCTGGCGCAAACCGCGGTGATGGGCGTCCAGCACGCGGTGGCGATGTTTGGCGCCACCGTGCTGATGCCCATTCTGATGGGGCTGGATCCCAATCTGTCGATACTGATGTCGGGGATCGGCACCCTGCTGTTTTTTTTCATTACCGGCGGACGGGTGCCGAGCTATCTGGGCTCCAGCGCGGCCTTTGTCGGGGTGGTGATTGCCGCTACCGGCTTTAACGGCCAGGGGATCAACCCGCAGCTGAGCGTCGCCCTGGGCGGGATTATCGCCTGCGGCGCGATCTACACTGCGATTGGCCTGGTGGTGATGAAGCTCGGCACCCGCTGGATCGAAAGGCTGATGCCGCCGGTGGTCACCGGGGCGGTAGTGATGGCGATTGGTCTGAACCTGGCCCCGATTGCCGTCAAAGGCGTTTCCGGCTCGGCGTTTGACAGCTGGATGGCGGTGGTGACGGTGCTGTGCATTGGACTGGTGGCGGTCTTTACCCGGGGGATGATCCAGCGGCTGCTGATCCTGGTGGGGCTGATCTTCGCCTGCGTGATCTACGCTCTGCTGACCAGCCTCTTCGGGCTCGGCAAACCGGTCGATTTCGCCCTCGTGCAGCAGGCAGCGTGGTTTGGCCTGCCGCAGCTGACCTCACCCACCTTTAACGGCCAGGCGATGATGCTGATCGCCCCGGTGGCGGTGATCCTCGTTGCGGAGAATCTCGGCCACCTGAAGGCGGTGGCCGGCATGACCGGGCGCAATATGGACCCGTATATGGGCCGGGCCTTTGTCGGTGACGGGCTGGCGACCATGCTGTCGGGCTCGGTGGGCGGCAGCGGCGTAACCACCTACGCCGAGAATATTGGCGTGATGGCGGTGACCAAAGTCTACTCGACGCTGGTGTTCGTAGCGGCGGCGGCCATCGCCATGCTGCTCGGCTTTTCACCCAAATTTGGCGCGCTGATCCACACCATTCCAGCGGCGGTGATTGGCGGGGCGTCGATTGTGGTGTTTGGCCTGATTGCGGTGGCCGGGGCGCGGATCTGGGTGCAAAACCGGGTCGATCTCAGCCAGAACGGCAACCTGATTATGGTCGCCGTCACCCTGGTGCTGGGGGCCGGTGATTTCGCCCTCTCCCTCGGGGGCTTTACCCTGGGCGGGATCGGCACCGCCACCTTTGGCGCGATTGCGCTTAACGCCCTGCTCAGCCGCCGGATGGCCGGGGTGACGCAGGGCGAGGTGGCGGTTCAGGATCCTTAG
- a CDS encoding lysozyme inhibitor LprI family protein: MKRALIAGAALLLSTSALADECANASTQVELNTCTAQQYQAADKTLNQTYQAVMKRAAAPQRDLLKKAQQAWIALRDADCAFVGSGTSGGSVQPMIVNQCLADKTREREAYLASLMQCEEGDLSCPLPPAN, from the coding sequence ATGAAACGAGCTTTGATCGCAGGTGCTGCGTTACTGCTGAGCACCAGCGCCCTGGCGGATGAGTGCGCCAACGCCAGCACCCAGGTTGAACTGAACACCTGCACCGCGCAGCAATATCAGGCGGCGGATAAAACCCTGAACCAGACTTACCAGGCTGTGATGAAGCGCGCCGCGGCCCCCCAGCGCGATCTGCTGAAAAAGGCCCAGCAGGCGTGGATCGCCCTGCGCGATGCCGACTGCGCCTTTGTCGGCTCGGGCACTTCAGGCGGCTCCGTTCAGCCAATGATTGTGAATCAGTGTCTGGCGGATAAAACCCGCGAGCGGGAAGCGTATCTGGCCTCGCTGATGCAGTGTGAAGAGGGCGATTTAAGCTGCCCTCTCCCACCGGCAAATTAA
- the rutA gene encoding pyrimidine utilization protein A, which produces MKIGVFVPIGNNGWLISTHAPQYMPTFELNKAIVQKAEHYHFDFALSMIKLRGFGGKTEFWDHNLESFTLMAGLAAVTSRIQIYATAATLTLPPAIVARMASTIDTISGGRFGVNLVTGWQKPEYEQMGLWPGDEYFSKRYDYLTEYVQVLRDLWGTGKSDFKGEFFTMTDCRVSPQPSVPMKVICAGQSDAGMEFSAKYADFNFCFGKGVNTPAAFAPTAARMKEAAEKTGRDVGSYVLFMVIADETDEAARAKWEHYKAGADDEALSWLSEQSQKDTRSGADTNVRQMADPTSALNINMGTLVGSYASVARMLDEVASVPGAEGVLLTFDDFLSGIETFGERIQPLMQCRAHLPVFTKEVA; this is translated from the coding sequence ATGAAAATTGGCGTATTCGTTCCCATTGGCAATAACGGCTGGTTGATCTCCACCCACGCGCCGCAGTACATGCCGACCTTCGAGCTGAACAAAGCCATCGTGCAAAAAGCGGAGCACTACCACTTCGACTTTGCCCTGTCGATGATCAAGCTGCGCGGCTTCGGCGGTAAAACCGAATTCTGGGATCACAACCTGGAGTCCTTCACCCTGATGGCCGGGCTGGCGGCAGTCACCTCGCGGATCCAGATCTACGCCACCGCCGCCACCCTCACCCTGCCTCCGGCAATCGTGGCGCGGATGGCCTCCACCATCGACACCATCTCCGGCGGGCGCTTTGGCGTTAACCTCGTCACCGGCTGGCAGAAGCCGGAGTACGAGCAGATGGGCCTCTGGCCGGGGGATGAGTACTTCTCTAAACGCTACGACTACCTCACCGAGTATGTGCAGGTCCTGCGGGATCTGTGGGGCACCGGCAAGAGCGACTTCAAAGGCGAGTTCTTCACCATGACCGACTGCCGGGTCAGCCCCCAGCCGTCGGTGCCGATGAAGGTGATCTGCGCCGGACAGAGCGACGCCGGGATGGAATTCTCGGCGAAATATGCGGACTTCAACTTCTGCTTCGGCAAAGGGGTCAACACCCCGGCGGCCTTTGCGCCCACGGCGGCACGGATGAAAGAGGCCGCGGAGAAAACCGGGCGCGACGTCGGCTCCTACGTGCTGTTTATGGTGATTGCCGACGAAACCGACGAGGCGGCACGGGCGAAGTGGGAACACTACAAAGCCGGGGCCGACGACGAAGCCCTGAGCTGGCTCAGCGAGCAGAGCCAGAAGGACACCCGCTCCGGGGCGGACACCAACGTGCGGCAGATGGCCGATCCTACCTCGGCGTTGAACATCAATATGGGCACCCTGGTGGGCTCGTATGCCAGCGTGGCTCGGATGCTCGATGAGGTCGCCAGCGTACCGGGCGCTGAGGGGGTACTCCTGACCTTTGATGATTTCCTCTCCGGGATTGAAACCTTCGGCGAGCGTATCCAGCCGCTGATGCAGTGCCGCGCTCATCTTCCGGTTTTCACTAAGGAGGTCGCGTAA
- a CDS encoding DMT family transporter, which produces MSSSRYAFSIKPQEAILILITMFWGGTFLAVQYAVTLSDPFFFVGLRFATAAIAVAIISLKTLPGLTMTELKAGLAIGVSIALGYSLQTWGLQSIPSSKSAFITAMYVPLVPLLQWLCLRRIPGVMSCIGIVLAFIGLILLAGPDDNLLALGKGEIITLVGAVAIAAEIILISAWAGKVDVKRVTVVQLATASLVAFLLMIPAGESVPPISSGLVIVALGLGIFSAIIQVTMNWAQRSVSPTRATVIYTGEPVWAGIFGRLAGERLPLLALVGAAFIIAGVLVSELKLKRKKKALPDIDSATID; this is translated from the coding sequence ATGTCCTCCTCCCGTTATGCCTTCTCGATCAAACCGCAGGAAGCGATCCTGATCCTTATCACCATGTTCTGGGGCGGGACCTTTCTTGCCGTGCAGTACGCCGTCACGCTCAGCGATCCCTTCTTTTTTGTCGGCCTGCGCTTCGCCACGGCGGCCATTGCGGTGGCGATTATCTCCCTCAAAACGCTGCCCGGCCTGACCATGACCGAGCTGAAAGCCGGGCTGGCGATCGGCGTCTCCATTGCGCTGGGCTACAGCCTGCAAACCTGGGGATTACAAAGTATTCCCAGCAGTAAGTCGGCGTTTATCACGGCCATGTATGTGCCGCTGGTACCGCTGTTGCAGTGGCTCTGCCTGCGCCGCATACCGGGGGTGATGTCCTGCATCGGGATCGTGCTGGCCTTTATCGGCCTGATCCTGCTGGCGGGGCCGGACGATAACCTGCTGGCGCTCGGAAAGGGGGAGATAATCACTCTGGTGGGGGCGGTGGCGATTGCCGCTGAGATTATTTTGATCAGCGCCTGGGCCGGAAAGGTGGACGTCAAGCGCGTCACCGTTGTGCAGCTGGCGACCGCCTCGCTGGTGGCGTTTCTGTTGATGATCCCGGCCGGGGAGTCCGTCCCGCCGATCTCATCCGGGCTGGTGATTGTCGCCCTTGGGCTGGGGATTTTTAGCGCCATTATTCAGGTGACGATGAACTGGGCCCAGCGCAGCGTCTCACCGACCAGGGCGACGGTGATCTATACCGGGGAGCCGGTGTGGGCGGGGATCTTTGGCCGTCTGGCCGGGGAGCGCCTGCCGCTACTCGCCCTGGTGGGGGCGGCCTTTATCATCGCCGGCGTGCTGGTGAGCGAGCTGAAGCTTAAGAGAAAGAAAAAGGCGCTGCCCGACATCGACAGCGCCACTATCGACTAA
- the rutC gene encoding pyrimidine utilization protein C — MPKSVIIPPGTSTPIAPFVPGTLADGVVYVSGTLPFDAHNNVVFPDDPKAQTRHVLQTIQRVIETAGGTMADVTFNSIFITDWKNYAAINEIYAEFFPGDKPARFCIQCGLVKPEALVEIATIAHIGR, encoded by the coding sequence ATGCCAAAATCTGTGATTATCCCGCCAGGCACCAGTACGCCAATCGCCCCCTTTGTGCCAGGTACGCTGGCAGATGGCGTGGTTTACGTCTCGGGCACCCTGCCGTTCGACGCCCACAACAACGTGGTGTTTCCCGATGACCCAAAGGCGCAAACCCGCCACGTGCTACAGACCATCCAGCGCGTTATCGAAACGGCGGGCGGAACGATGGCGGACGTGACCTTCAACAGCATCTTTATTACCGACTGGAAAAACTACGCCGCGATTAACGAAATCTACGCCGAGTTTTTCCCCGGTGATAAGCCTGCGCGGTTCTGCATTCAGTGCGGGCTGGTGAAACCCGAGGCGCTGGTGGAGATCGCCACTATCGCCCACATTGGCCGGTGA